The Pradoshia eiseniae DNA segment TGAGGATTGCGCCGATATAGAATAAAGGTCGATTTATGCTTGGCTGGTAGAAGATTGAGATTCAGGGTGTTTTGAAGGGGATTTGTGTTTCGTAGTCATAATAAATACGCTGGCAAAAAGGCATCCAGATACCTTTCTTGTACCTGAATGCCTTCATCGGAACTCCCTCATAGGTCCTGCTCTAAATATAGCTGTTCTCCTTCTTCGATGGATGCCTGGCCGTTTGATAGATCGGTCATCCAGTCGGTGAAGGCTTGTTTGTCGTCTTCCTCGACATAAGATTCAATCATTACCTTGTCTAAGTAGTGGATCTCCTTGATGGCATAGTGAGAATTACGATGTTCATTCTCGATTTTGCCGAGCAGGGTGTAGTCAAACGTTGATTTCATAATCGTCATGAGTTTGCGTTCGACTATGCCGGTTTCGTCAATTCCATGGGAGGCTGATCCCCCATATGCGCGAATGAGACCGCCGGCACCGAGCTTGATTCCGCCGAAGTAGCGAGTGACCACGACGACGGTGTCTTTTAAGCCCTTTTTCTTGATAACTTCGAGAATGGGAACTCCGGCTGTGCCGCTCGGCTCGCCATCATCATTTGCTTTTTGGATGAGGTCTTGCTCGCCAATCATATATGCCGAGCAATTGTGGGTGGCATCCCAGTGTTTTTTCTTGATGGTTTGAATGAAGGCGATAGCCTCCTCTTCTGATTCGACACGGTTTACATAGGTGATAAAGCGGGACTTTTGGATGGTTTGTTCGGCCTCTCCATAGCCTTTAACTGTTTTATATGATTTCAGCATGAGAACTGCCGCCTTTCTCTTTGGTTCATGTCTAGTATACTTTTTATTACCGTTTTATTGTAGGTGTGATTAGAAAGATAGGTAGTTATTTTACTTAATTTAGGAGAAAAAAGTGTTATTATTTGACTGTAATGCTAATTTTATCTTACGGTATAAAGATAATATATCCTAAATATCGACCTTGTACCCACAAAAAGCATAAAACTATATACGAATAGTATGATTACCTAGCCTTTCGTATGATATAGAATTGGTCTTTGATTTACGACATGGAGAGGGATAGGAGGTATTTTGTGTGAAAGTACCTAAAATAGATAGCAAAGCATTAGATAATATCCTTGATAATATGCTAGAAACGGTGAACTATAGTAAATCGGAAATCTATGAGATTGGCGAACGATGCCAGCAGGATTTCGATCAAATTATATCAGAGCTTGAGACTGTGAAGTCAATGGTGTTAAAGGTAATCGCTGATGGAGATGAATTAGAGCGAAAGGCCCGGGAATCAAGAAAACGGCTGAGCTTTGTTTCCTCCCGCTTCAAGGAGTTTACGGAAGAACAGGTACGCGATGCCTATGAGAAGGCGCATATGCTTCAGGTTGACTTAACGATGAACAGGGAGCTTGAGAAGCAGCTGCGCAAACGCCGTGATGATCTGGAGAGACGACTAGTTGGCCTACAGGAAACGATTGACCGGGCCGATAATCTCGTATCAAAAATCTCGGTTATATTGCAGTATTTAAATAGCGATTTGCGAGAGATGTCTGATGTACTTGATATGTATAAGCAGAAGCAGGATTTTGGGTTTAAGATTATTGAAGCGCAAGAGGCTGAAAGGAAGAAGCTTTCGCGTGAGATCCATGATGGTCCTGCCCAAATGCTTGCGAATGTCATGGTTCGCTCCGACTTGACCGAACGAATATTCAGGGAACGCGGTCCAGAAGAAGCATTGCTTGAGATTCGCTCCTTGAAGCAGATGGTCAGAAGTGCCCTTTCAGAAGTGCGGCGCATCATATATGACCTGCGTCCAATGGCGCTGGATGATCTTGGCCTTGTTCCGACATTGCGGAAATATTTGCAGACAATTGGCGAGTACAATCCCCAGATTGAATTTAAGTTCCAGGTATACGGACAAGAAAGGCGGCTTGAGAGCAATTATGAGGTGGCTCTGTTTCGTTTAGCGCAGGAGGCTGTCCAAAATGCCATCAAGCATGCAGATGCAAGTGTAATCGTCGTTAGACTGGAGCTGTTGAATGATAAAGGGACATTAACCGTACGTGACAATGGGAAAGGCTTTGATCCGCAGAAACAGTCTGATGGTTCATTTGGAATTATGGGTATGAATGAGCGAGTTGATACACTTGAAGGAGAGTTAACAATCCAGTCGAGTATTGATGGAGGGACGCTCGTGTATATTCATATTCCGCTAAAGTCCTCCTCTAAAGTGTAAATCCATGTTGAAAATAGTTATCTAGTTATATTTTTTGGTAAATGTTTGTAGTTTGTGAAAAAACAGGAATATAATAGTAGTAGAGAAAATGCACGAGAAATGGAGGAGACAAAAAATGACAACAACAATTGCAATTATAGACGATCATCAGCTTTTTCGTGAAGGTGTAAAGCGTATTCTTGATTTTGAATCGTCCTTTAAAGTAGTAGCTGAAGGAGATGATGGCCCGGATGCACTCTCCATTGTCGATACATATCACCCAGACGTCGTCATCATGGATATCAATATGCCGACGATGAATGGGGTTGAAGCAACCTCTCAGCTTCTTGAGCGATACCCGGATTCTCGCGTCATCATGTTATCGATTCACGATGATGAGAACTATGTGACGCATGCCTTGAAAACTGGTGCTCTTGGATACTTACTGAAGGAAATGGATGCCGACGCACTAATTGAAGCCGTTAAGGTCGTCGCAGCCGGCGGGTCTTATCTGCATCCGAAAGTGACGCATAATCTAGTGAGAGATTATCGCCGTTTGGCGACAGATGAAGCGGCTGGCGGATGGTAAGAGTAACCGCGGTATTGGGGAAACGCTCTTTATAAGCGAGAAGACGGTTAAGAACCATGTGAGCAATATCCTGCAAAAAATGAATGTGAATGACCGTACCCAAGCAGTGGTTTATGCCATCAAAAATGGTTGGGTTGAGGTGCGATAAGATGAGCGTCTGTCCTTAAGGCAGGCGTTTTTTTCTATACAAATGGGCTGATTTTTGGTACATTCCCTTATGGAAGATACTCAAAAAGGCGGGGATGGAAATGGAGCCCAACTTGACGATTAGAGAGGCTTTTATCGAGGATTTACCAAGGATTGTGGACATCTACAATTCAACTATTGAGGGTAGAATGGTCACGGCTGATTTGGAACCAGTTACGGTGGAAAGCCGAATTGATTGGTTTCATGAGCACAATTCAGGCACGCGCCCCCTATGGGTGATGACAGAAAGGGAGAACATCATCGGCTGGCTTAGTTTTCAAAACTTTTATGGTCGGCCTGCGTACAATGCGACAGCTGAGGTCAGCATTTATATAGATGCTTCCTACCGAAAGCGTGGTATTGGAAAAGTCTTTCTTGAGGAAGCGATTCGTCGGGCGCCGAATTATGGAATCCATACACTTCTTGGGTTTATCTTTGGCCATAATGAGCCAAGTATTCGCCTGTTCAAGCGATACGGATTTGAGACATGGGCTCATTTGCCCAACGTCGCTGAACTTGACGGGGTCGAGCGTGATTTAGTTATTTTAGGGAAACGCGTGAGCGAAAAGCATAATAGTTAAATTTTTGTCATTTTGAACATTATAATGCAAACGGAGTGATAATCATATAAAATGGAGAATATAAATAAGGTAAATACCAAAAATAAGGAAGGTTTTCAATAATGAGGACTGCAGTAGTAACGGATAGTACAGCGTACATACCGGAAGACTTACGTAATCGTTTTAATATACATATCGTACCCCTAAATGTTGTATTCGGTGAAGAAGCCTATCGAGAAGAGCTCGAACTGACGGCTTCTGATTTTTATGAGATGGTTCGCCGCTATGGCCAACTTCCCACTACCTCCCAGCCGCCAATTGGTCAATTCGTTGAGTTGTATGAGCAATTATCTAAAGAATACGATGCGGTAATCAGCATTCATTTATCCAGCGGAATCAGCGGTACTTTCCAAGGCGCCGTCGCAGCCGGGAATATGGTTGAAGGCATTGATGTACATGCCTTTGATTCAGAAGTTAGCTGTATGGTACAAGGCTTCTATGTCCTAGAAGCCGCCAAAATGGCTCAGGAAGGACATGAGCCTGGTGAGATCATGGCTCGCTTAGAAGAGCTGCGTGAGAAGTCCGATGCATACTTTATCGTCGATGACTTGCAGAATTTACAGCGCGGGGGCCGTTTAAACGGGGCATCCGCTCTGATTGGCAGTCTCTTGCAGGTGAAACCAATTCTTCATTTCGAGAATAAAGTCATCGTACCTTTCGAAAAAATCCGCACGAAGAAAAAAGCACTTAAGCGTGTCATTGAATTATTCGAAGAGGAATATCAAAAAGGTGAACCGCTTCAGGCTGTCATCATTCATGGTAATGCCGAAGAAGAAGCTCTGGAGCTGAAAGCAGAGCTGGAGCAATCCTATCCAAATGCTGAATTCATCGTCAGTTATTTCGGTGCTGTTATTGGCACCCACCTAGGCGAGGGAGCTATGGGTCTCGGCTGGACAATTCGTTAATACTCAACAATACTCAACACACACCAAAGGGCCAGCTATCAAAAGCTTGGCCCTTATTTTATCGAAAAGGAGGCCAAATCTATTGGTCTATACTCCCCTTCATTCCCTCCTCTCTGGAAGAGAGCTTCTCCTTCAAGAAATACCCTCTGAATTTCATGATTCCCTTCAATCACCGGATATTTATACGATGAAAGCTATTGAGCAAAACGCATGTCGGCGCTGCGGCAATAGCGACCCGCGGCTGTTAGCCCGCTTTCCCCATCAGGCATGCGGGACAGACTGCCTTTATTGCCGGAAATGCATCATGATGGGACGGGTATCTGCCTGCAGTACCCTGTATGGGTGGGGCGGTTCACCTGTTGAATGGGATTCTGCTGAAGCGAAGCTGAGCTGGGATGGAGTTCTTTCCCCTTCTCAAGCAGAGGCGTCTAAAGCTATTGTCCAGGCTGTTCAGGAGAAGGCTGAGCTGCTCGTCTGGGCGGTGTGCGGAGCTGGAAAGACAGAGATGGTCTTTGCCGGGATTGAGGAAGCACTTAAGGATGGCAAGCGGGTCTGTATTGCGGCGCCCCGCACGGATGTCATCTTAGAGCTTGAGCCGCGGCTGAAGGCTGTGTTCCCCCATATACCGGTCATCGCCCTCCACGGCCAAAGTACGGAGAAGCATGCCTTTGCCCCTTTAGTGCTCTCCACGGTCCATCAGCTCCTCCGTTATGCCAATGCCTTTGACCTCATGATTATTGATGAAGTCGATGCTTTTCCATTCTCCTTCGATTCTAGCCTGCAATTTGCCGCACAGAAAGCAGGTAAGAAAGATAGCACGCGCATTTATTTGACTGCAACCCCTTCTGCTGATTATCAAAGACGATTCAGGAAGGGAGAGCTCCGCGGGGTTATTCTCCCGGCAAGGTTTCACCGAAAGCCCATTCCGATGCCGGAGATTCGCTGGGGAGGGAACTGGCAGAAGAGCATACAGAAAAAACAGATTCCCTCCCCCTTGTTAAGCTGGCTCACGGCCATTATCAAAAAGCAGGAGCCGTTCTTCATTTTCTTCCCCCACATCGACCTCATGAAAGAAGCTCTTCCCTTATTCCGCGGACTTTCTCTCTCGATTGATTCCGTCCATGCTGACGACCCCGCGCGGCGCGAGAAGGTGATGAAGCTCCGCGGCGGAGAGCTCCAAGGTTTGTTGACAACGACCATCCTGGAAAGAGGCGTGACAATTCCGAAATTAAATGTAGCAGTGATTGGTGCAGAGAATGATTTATTTACAGAGGCGGCCTTAGTCCAGATTGCCGGAAGGGTCGGCCGGGCGAAGGAACATCCAGCAGGTGAGGCCATCTTCTTTCATTACGGCAAAACAGAGGAGATGAAGGCTGCGGTCAAGCAAATCATGCGCATGAATGAGGAAGCCAGGAAAAGGGGGCTGCTTGATTAATGTTTTTTCAAAAAGAGCTTTGCTTATATTGCCATATGCCGTTTGAGGAACAGACAGGGTGGGCCGGATTGCTGTTTCTGACAGAGCCTGATTTGCTTTGTGAAGGATGCAGGAGCGGGCTAGCGCCTATCCATGGCAATCGGTGTGATCGATGCAGCCGTCCTATGCATGAACAGGGGAGGTGCCAGGATTGTATAAGATGGGAGGAAACGCCTTCGATCGGCGGCGCTCTTGATAAGAATATTTCCCTGTACACCTATAATTCGTTCATGAAGGAATACATCGCCAGATTCAAATATCGGGGAGATTATGAACTAGCCCGCCTATTTGGAGAAGAGATAAGAAAGGCTGCACCGAAGGCAGATATGATTCTGCCGGTACCCTTAAGTGAGGAGCGCATGCGTGAGCGCGGATTCAATCAGGCTCGGGCGCTTGGAGAGATGGCTGGTTTGAAGATGCAGGAGGGACTGGTGCGGATGCACAGTGAGAAGCAGGCGAAAATGACGAGGCGGGAGCGAATAGAGAGGCGTCAAGTATTTGAGATACATCCCGATGCGCCTGTATTCAGAGGTAAGACGATTTTACTGATTGATGATATCTACACGACGGGAACGACGCTCCGTCAGGCGGGAATCCTTCTAAAAGAGGCAGGAGCAAGGCGGGTGCTTTCCGTGACGATTGCACGCTAGCTTCATAATTTTCGAGATTAAGATGATGAATGAAGCGGAAATCACTAATGAGAAGGGGCAGGCATTGCAGAAAAGGGCTACACCTCCCAGTTCATGAAAACCGAGCGGTTGCGTGTCATGCATAAGGTAAAGGTCTGGATTGCTTGGAGCGCCTGAAGAGGTATGCGATAATTTATCAAATGGAAAGTTAAGAAAAGTTTTGCCCTGCCGATAATAAAGAGGAGTTGGCAAACGAATCTATCATTAGAGCCCAAAATGATAGGAAAGTGAGGGAATCAATGATGAGGATTAATCAAATTAGCCAATATGGAATCCAGCAATATCAAAAGAGTATAAATAAGCCTGATGAAGGCATGAAGGCTACGCAAACCGATAAGGTGGAAATCTCTAAGCAGGCGATGGAGCTTCAAAGCAGTCCGGCTGCCCAGGCAGAGCGCCAAGCGAGAATAGATGAAATCAAGATTCAAATTGAAAATGGCACCTATCAAGTCAATACAAAAGCAACAGCAGAAAGCCTGCTGAACTTCTATTCAAAAAAATAAATGCGTGAATTGCCAGTATGAGGCTGATACTGGCTTTTCTCTTTCCCCCGCCAGTGGTTAACTGCCACGAATAATCTGATTGAACAATAATCAATATTGGGGGGAAGGGCTGATGGGTATGTAGATGAGAGGATGAAAAAGATGACGGTTCAGCTGATTATGGAGAAGATGGATGGGCTAACAAAAGTGCATATGGATTTGCTCAAGCTGTCTAAGGAGAAAGCGGAGGCCATCAAGCAATCAAATCTCAAGCCATTTGCCGTAATAGTCGCCAAGGAACAGAAGCTTATTCAGCTGATTGACGGCTTGGAGGAGGAGCGTGGCGAGCTCGTGCGAACATATCTAGGCGGCAGTGAAGGGACATTGGCCGATTGTCTCGAAAAGGCATCCAGCTATGAACGGGGGATGCTTTCTGAATACGGGAAACGCCTGCTTGGCCTAGTCGAAGAGTTACGGGGGCAAAATGAGCTGAATCGGCAGCTGATCCAGCAATCGCTTCAATTCATTAACATGAACATGGCTCTCCTCTTGCCTGAAGAGGACACCTATACATATGAACGGCCAGAGCAGGCTGGGGAGTCCAGGCAAAGCCGTTCCCTATTTGACTCAAAGGCTTAACGAAGAAACGGAGGAGTCATGATGACGTCAACATTCCATGGGTTAGAAACGGCCAAACGAGGCCTTGTCGCTCAGCAAACCGCATTGTCTGTCGTGGGACATAATATCGCCAATGCGAACACACTCGGATACAGCCGCCAGCGTGTGAACCAGACAGCCGGTGCCGCGTACCCGAGTCCTGGCTTGAACCGCGCGCAAATGGCCGGCCAGCTTGGCACGGGTGTGCAAGCTGAGTCCATCCAGCGCATTCGCGATCATTTTCTCGACGCCCAATATCGTAATGAAAGCTCGAAGCTCGGCTATTATGGCACGGCTCATAATGTGATGACAGAGATTGAGGGTGTCATGAATGAACTGGATGATACGGGGCTGGCCAATTCGATTGACACGTTCTGGCAATCATTGCAAGACCTTGCCGCAAACTCCGTTAATGCAGGAGCCAAGGCCATTGTCCGTGAGCGGGGCATTGCCTTGGCGGGAACATTTAATTATTTGAGTGAGTCCCTGCAGATGGTGCGGAGCAATCTCGAGAGTGAGCTTCAGGTGACGGTAAAGGAAATCAATGGTCTGCTTGAGGGAATTGACAATCTGAATAAGCAGATTGACCTTGTCGAACCAAATGGCGCTTTGCCGAATGACCTATATGACGCACGTGATAACCTCATTGATGAATTGTCAGGAAAGTTATCTATCAAGGTGGAGTATGTCAGCAATGGGGGAAATGCCAGTGCACAGGCCGCGGGCACCGCTGTGATTCACTTTTTGAACGGAACCGAATCCACAACCACGCTTGTAGACAAGGCTGGCTATAGTGTCATTTCTGTCACGCAAGCTGGCGATGATTCGGCTGTTGATACCGTGATAATTGGCGACTCGGCCATTGCGGCGAGTGATTTTGTATCAAAGGGTAAGCTCCTCGCCATGATGGAGGGCTATGGATACATGGATGCGGACGGGAATGTGAAGGGTGAAGTGACTGACATGATGCAGGAGCTTGACCAAATGGCCTTCATCTTTGCGACGGAATTCAATAAGGTACATAAGGCAGGCTTAAGCGTGAATGAAATCAGCTATGGGAATACGGATACACTCTTCTTCTCCGAGGAAGACGGGGGTTCAGAGCCCGCTGATGCTAAAGGCTTCGCTGGGCGAATTCAGGTTGCGGATGCAATCATAGATAGTATAGATAATCTGGCAACAGCTACGACATCAAGCCCCATTAAAGGGGATGGAGCGAATGTACTCAATCTTGCCAATGTCATCTATGCCGAATTCAATTACAAGGATGCGGGCGGGAATGATTCCCCGACAGTGGAAAAATCCAGCCTTATTGGGTATTTGCAAAAGGTCATTGGAGAAATGGGCGGGAAAACGCAAACGGCGGATCGCCTTTCAAGCAATAGTGAGACCTTGCTGCAATCAGTTCTCGACAAACGCTCATCCGTTAGCGGGGTATCGCTCGATGAGGAAATGACGAATCTCGTCCAATTCCAGCAGGCGTATAATGCTTCCGCAAGGATGGTTACGCTCCTGGACGAATGCTTAGATCGAATCATTAACGGCCTAGGATTAGGCGGCAGGTAGGTGAATAGAAGATGAGAGTTACACAAAGCATGATTGCGTCCCATTCCTTGCGCAATATTAGCCAAAGCTATGGGAGGATCTCGGCAAGCTTAGAGCAAATGTCGAGCGGCAAGAAAATCTCCAAGCCATCTGATGACCCAGTCATCGCTCAAAGAGGGATGTATTACCGTGCTAACCTAAATGAAATCACGCAGTATAACCGAAATCTCTCGGAAGCATTTTTATGGATGGATAACTCTGAAGCAGCGATGGAGCAGGCGAACAGCAATCTGCAGCGCATCCGTGAATTAGTCGTTCAGGCATCGAGTGATACGAACACGGTAGAAGACCGGCTGGCGATTGCGAAGGAGATTGACCAGCTTAAGGCAGATTTGGTTGAAGTCGCAAATACAAAAGTATCCGAACGGTACATGTTTAATGGGACGAATGTGACGGAGCCCCCAGTCGCCATCGACGATGCGGGCAATGTAACGGTCACCGCGGCGGATACGGCTTATCTTGTCGAGGTATCCCGTGGCTCGCAGCTGAAGGTGAATGCTAATTTGAATGCCCTGCTAGGACAAGGATTATTTGACACAATCAGTGAGATTTCTGCGGAACTAACAGGGAATGACACGGATCTTGATGCCTTGCTCGCTGATTTAGACGGACATATGTCCGCATTCTCCGCTGAGAGGTCGGATCTTGGGGCACGCTACAACCGTTTAGAGCTATTGGAATCACGGATTCAGTACCAAGAAGATCTATCTGCCAAAGCGTTGAGCGATAATGAGGACATTGACTTGGAGAAAATCATTACAGACTATTCCAATCAGAAGGCTGTCCATGAGGCTGCCCTAACTGTCGGGTCGAATCTGATTCAGCGCTCACTCGTTGACTTCCTTAGATAATGAAAAGCTTGGCCAAAAAAGGCCAAGCTTTATTTTGGCTAATCATGTACGATTGACATAGAGAATGATGAGAGGGGAAGACGTATGAAACTAGCGACAAAATACCATGGGGAACAGGAAATAGCAGAAAGCGATATTGTATGGTTTGAAGATGGGCTTCCTGGCTTTGGCGAAGAAAAGAAATGGGTGATTCTGCCGCTGACCGAGGATGAGACCTTCTATGTTCTTCAATCCGCTTTAACGCCTAAACTGGCTCTTATCCTGACAAACCCATTTTTGACCCGCCCAGACTATGAATTCAAGCTCGAGGACGAGGCTGTGCACGCAATTGGGGCAACGAAGGAGAATATTATCGTCTACTCGGTCGTTTCCGTAAAAGAACCATTTAAGGAATCCACGCTTAATCTACAGGCACCAATCGTGATGGATGTGAAAAGCCGCCGTGCGAAGCAAGTCATCCTCAGTGATGCAGATTATGAGATCCGTACCCCACTATTCCCAAAAGTCGAAAGCAAGGGGGAATGAAGCATGCTGATCTTATCCCGCAAAAAGGATGAATCGATTCTCATTGGCTCAGATATTGAAGTCACCGTCATTGCTGTGCAGGGAGACCAAGTTAAGCTCGGCATCAAAGCGCCGAAGAAGGTGGATGTGTACCGGAAAGAGCTATTTGAAGAAATTCAAAACGAAAATGTCGAAGCATCTGAAATCACTCTCAATCTATCTGAACTTCTGAAAAACACAAAATATAGGTCTTAGGAACTATTCATTCGACTAAATCCTCCCCGATAAAACAATTGTATAAGGAAAGAAAATACGGCCGTTTTTCTCTTCTTGTACTAATAAGGCCCACAAGGACGTGAGCCATAAAAATCAGGGAGGATTTTTACTTATGATTATCAACCACAATATCGCTTCACTTAACACAAATCGCCACTTGTCAGCAGCAAACGTAGCACAAGGCAAATCCATGGAGAAACTATCTTCTGGTCTTCGGATTAACCGTGCTGGAGATGACGCGGCAGGTCTTGCAATCTCCGAAAAAATGCGTGGACAAATCCGCGGGTTGAATCAAGCAAGCCGAAATGCTCAGGATGGAATCTCTTTGATTCAGACTGCTGAGGGTGCTTTGAATGAAACTCATTCTATCCTTCAACGTATGCGTGAATTGGCAGTTCAATCTTCCAATGATACGAATACAGATACAGACCGTGCAGAACTTCAAAAAGAGGTTGATCTATTAGCACAAGAAATCACTCGTATTTCTACAGATACAGAATTCAATACAATTAAATTGAATGATGGTACAGCTAAAGATGTTACCTTCCAGATTGGGGCGAATAGCAGCCAAAATATTAAAGTAAGTATTGATGATATGGGGTCAAAAGCATTGGGAGTAGTTGGAGTTACTCCAGGTACAACTGAGGTAGTAGATGGACTTTCTTTATCTAACTTAACATTAGACGAATATAGTATTTCCTATGCAGCTGCATCAAGTGCTGAAATTACTGAAACAACTGTAGCTGTAGATAAAGATGCAAAAACAATTACAATTACATTAGCGCAGTTAGCTAATAATGATGTTACAGCAAAAAAAGAAGATGTACTAAAAGCATTAAATGAAACAGGAGTGGTGTCGGCTACTGCAGCTGCTGGAACGGACTTAACAACATTAGCTGATCGTGGAACTACAGGAGGTACCCCATTAGCTGCCGGTACACCTGATGATACAAAAGGTATTAACATCACTTCCCAGGAAAGTGCAGATAGCGCAATCACAACAATAAATGCTGCGATTGAATCTGTCTCAGCCCAACGTTCAAACCTAGGCGCAATCCAAAACCGCCTAGAGTACACAATCAACAACCTAAACACGTCTTCCGAAAACCTAACAGCCGCTGAATCCCGTATCCGAGACGCAGACATGGCAAAAGAAATCAGCAATCAAACGAAACAATCCATCCTTGCCCAAGCTTCTCAAGCGATGCTTGCTCAAGCGAACCAACAGCCGCAAAACGTACTTTCCTTGCTGCGTTAAAATCAGGATTAGAAATGCCGTGCCATCTTGGCGCGGCACTTTTATTTTTCAAGGGATGGGAGTTAATAGTTTAGTAGCCATCAGCGAATAAATACTATACAATGGAATTTGTAAAAAATGTAAAAGTGAGTATAAAGTTATCATTGCGTGAGCCGATAATAGCTATGTAAGACATATAAACCTCATAATGTGTACTCAGGACGAGTAAATAATGCTTATTAAAGCGCCGCAGGAAGCGGGCTGGATAACATTATTTGCTCTTTTTTTATGTGTGAAGCCTAGGAGAGTGGGTAATGTTTTATAGGGGGTTCTTACAAATTGACCACTTTTCTCAAGGAGGAGGGACCACATACATGCTAGTACTTGGCCGCAGACCAGGTGAATATGTCAAAATTGGTGATGATATCACCGTTAAAGTTGTCAAAAGTGAAGATGGACACCTTCGTTTAGCAATCGATGCCCCAAAGCATATCAAAATCACGCGCG contains these protein-coding regions:
- the flgL gene encoding flagellar hook-associated protein FlgL, with the translated sequence MRVTQSMIASHSLRNISQSYGRISASLEQMSSGKKISKPSDDPVIAQRGMYYRANLNEITQYNRNLSEAFLWMDNSEAAMEQANSNLQRIRELVVQASSDTNTVEDRLAIAKEIDQLKADLVEVANTKVSERYMFNGTNVTEPPVAIDDAGNVTVTAADTAYLVEVSRGSQLKVNANLNALLGQGLFDTISEISAELTGNDTDLDALLADLDGHMSAFSAERSDLGARYNRLELLESRIQYQEDLSAKALSDNEDIDLEKIITDYSNQKAVHEAALTVGSNLIQRSLVDFLR
- the fliW gene encoding flagellar assembly protein FliW, which produces MKLATKYHGEQEIAESDIVWFEDGLPGFGEEKKWVILPLTEDETFYVLQSALTPKLALILTNPFLTRPDYEFKLEDEAVHAIGATKENIIVYSVVSVKEPFKESTLNLQAPIVMDVKSRRAKQVILSDADYEIRTPLFPKVESKGE
- the csrA gene encoding carbon storage regulator CsrA; translation: MLILSRKKDESILIGSDIEVTVIAVQGDQVKLGIKAPKKVDVYRKELFEEIQNENVEASEITLNLSELLKNTKYRS
- a CDS encoding flagellin N-terminal helical domain-containing protein; this encodes MIINHNIASLNTNRHLSAANVAQGKSMEKLSSGLRINRAGDDAAGLAISEKMRGQIRGLNQASRNAQDGISLIQTAEGALNETHSILQRMRELAVQSSNDTNTDTDRAELQKEVDLLAQEITRISTDTEFNTIKLNDGTAKDVTFQIGANSSQNIKVSIDDMGSKALGVVGVTPGTTEVVDGLSLSNLTLDEYSISYAAASSAEITETTVAVDKDAKTITITLAQLANNDVTAKKEDVLKALNETGVVSATAAAGTDLTTLADRGTTGGTPLAAGTPDDTKGINITSQESADSAITTINAAIESVSAQRSNLGAIQNRLEYTINNLNTSSENLTAAESRIRDADMAKEISNQTKQSILAQASQAMLAQANQQPQNVLSLLR
- a CDS encoding carbon storage regulator; the encoded protein is MLVLGRRPGEYVKIGDDITVKVVKSEDGHLRLAIDAPKHIKITRGELFEADQGSK